A window of Arcobacter acticola genomic DNA:
AAAAGATTTGATATTCACTTACATATTCCAGAAGGTGCAACTCCAAAAGATGGACCAAGTGCTGGTATTACTATGGCTTTAACAATTGCTTCAATTTTAAGTGAAAAAGCTATAAAAGCTGATGTTGCAATGACAGGTGAGCTTACACTTTCTGGTAAGGTTTTACCAATTGGTGGATTAAAAGAAAAACTAATTGCAGCTTATAAAGCTAAAATGAAAAAAGCATTAGTTCCTAGAAAGAACTTTGAGCGAGATTTAGATGATATTCCTCAAGAAGTAAAAGATGCTATGGAAATAAAAGCAGTTGATGTTATAGAAGATGTTTTAAAAGAAGCATTGGTTTTATGATATGAAAAAAAGTTCACGACAAGAGAGTATAATTGTAAATAATTTTTTTACATTAGCCTCTATCGTGATGATTGCTATTACTATTATTTTATATTCAAAATATATTTCTAATGATGATTATAAAAATGATAATTTAAAAGACAAAGTTATTACACTTTCTTGTGAAAAAGAAGTATTCTCAACTTCAAAAGTTTATAATCAAAAACTACTAAATGAATCACAAAAAGCTTTGGATAAAGGTTTTTACAGATTAAATGGACAATACAAAAAAGCTACATATTCAGATTCTATAATAGAAGATTTTATTTCTTTATTTGAAGTAGATAATTTTTATATAAAAGCAATTGAAAAAGAAGAAAAAACTAATATAAATAAATTTTTACAAATTGATTATGAAATAATAGAATATGATAGAAAAGATCCAAATAAAAAACAAAAAGATTGTAAATTTTGTTCTGGAAGCATTCTTACAACTTTTAAAGCAGAACAAAAAGAAATCTTCAAATTTTATATAGATTTTAATTTATATGATAAAAATGAAATAGATAAAAGAATAGATTGTACAATAAAGGCGTATAGAAACAATGTTAAAAAACTTTAGTAAAAAAGATCTTACAGTTACAAATATACTTATATTTATTACTGTTGTAATGTATATTATTCAAATAAATACATCTCAAGGTGGTTTATTATTTGGTTTAAATTTATATTTTTTAATTTATGATTTTTGGTGGCAGCCACTTTCATCTATGTTTGCACATGGAGGAATTGCTCACTTAGGTATGAATATGTTTGTACTTTGGCAGTTTGGGAATTTAATTGAAAGAGGAAGAGGGAAAAAAGAGATAGTTCTTCTTTATTTAATAAGTGGAATAGCAACTTCTCTTTTATCTTTTGCATATATATTTTATTTAGACAATAGTGTAAACTTAGTTGGTGCATCAGGTGCTATTTGTGCACTATTAGGATATGTGGCATATTATGATAAAGCTCAAAGAAGTGGCATTATAACTTGGGTTTTACTAATCTCAGTTGCACCGCTATTAATTGGACTTCCAATTGCTTGGTATGCTCACTTTATAGGGCTTGCTATTGGATTTATTTATGCTCTTATTAGAAGATAAAATTTAGTTATTTACAAAATAAGTAACAATACTCATAACAAATATAACAATCGCCATACCTACAAAAACATCTTTTAGGCTTACTGTTGGATTTAAAATCCCGCAGTATGGGCACTGTCTTTTTTTTGCTTCTATTTCATTTTTGCAATTTTTACAAGTAGCTATAATTTATCCTTTAGAAATTTTTTGAAATAGTATCATATTTTAGGCTTTTAAACAATCAAAGATGATATTATAATTTTAAATAAAAAGGATGAAAAATGGAAGAAATACATATACAGTGTCCATATTGTTTACAAGCTATATCAATTCCTTTAGATACAGGAATTTACGAGCCAGCAACTATTGTTGAAGATTGTGAAGTGTGTTGCAGACCTATTGAGGTTTCATATATAGTAGAAGATAGAGAAATAAAAACTTATTCATATAATAGTATAGAAGGGAATGAATTTTAAATATGGAAGTAAAATCGATTTTATTTGTCTGCCTTGGAAATATATGCAGATCTCCATTGGCTCAAGGAATTGCAGAACAATATATAAAAGAAAAAAATATTGAGCTAGTAGTACAAAGTGCAGGAACAGGTTCTTGGCATATTGGTGAGGCTCCATGTGAAAATTCAATAAAAGTGGCTTCGTTAAACGGCGTTGATATTTCAAAGCAAAAAGCTCAACAAGTTAAAAAGTCTGACTTTAAAAATTTTGATTTAATTATTGGACTTGATGATAGTAATATTTCAAATCTAAAAAATCTAGGATGTAAAAATCCACTAAAACTTGGTGATTTTGGATTTAATGGAGAGGATGTTCCTGATCCATATTTTTTCGATGGTTTTGAAGGTTTTGATAAAGTTTTTGAGATGATTGAACATTGTGTAAAAAATTTAATTGATGAGAAGTTTGGTAACTAATTTCCTAATTTATAATAAATAATTATAATTTAATATTAATTAAAAATTATAAAACTTATAATAGTATAAATCTACAAAAAAGGTTATAAGATGCTTAAAATAGGGACTATAGTAAGGATATTATTTATATTTATAATAAGTTTTACTTATGTAAATGCAAATGAAATAAATGATAAAGCTGCATTAAATGGTATAAAAGAAGCAAAAAGTGTTTTTTTAATTGATTTTACAAATGTAAAAAAAACCGCTTTTTATTTAAATATTATTGAAGGAACACACAAAGGTTTTGTTTCTCAAGGTGTAAAACCAGATATGGTTTTAGTTTTTATTGGTGAAACAGTAAAATATTTAAGTACAAAACCAGATGAAGCATTTGAAATGGAAAATGAAGAAGATTTAATATCAATTCAAAAATCTATAAAAACTCTTGCAAGTTTAGGTGTAAGAATGGAAGTTTGTGCCGTTGCTACAAAGGTTTTTAATGTAGATAATAGCACTATTCCAAAAGAGATGAATGTTATAGCTGATGGTTTTATATCATTAATTGGTTGGCAAACACAAGGTTATAAACTAGTTCCAATATTTTAAAAAATTGAAAAAATCAAAAGATTTAATTGATGATAAAATGCAATGATTAATTAATAAATAATTTCAAGTTTTTAGTATAATGTTAAATGTTAAATGTTAAATGTAAAAGGATCTTTATGTTTAAAAGTAATTTATTTGCTAAATATTTCAGCTATAAAATAGCTTTCCTATTAATTTTCATTATTTCCGTATTTATCTCATTATTATTTTGGTTTTTTTCTTTAAGATACTATGATAATTTAACAAAAGAATTATTTGAACATAGAGTTAATGAAAACATTGATAATATGCAGCAAAGAATTTCTAATTATAAGTATGCCTTAATAAGTGGAGTTGCCTTAGTTAATGCAAATGATAAAATAACAAGTCAAATTTGGCATGATTTTATTAGCTCTTTGGATTTAGAAAATAACTATCCAGGTTTCCAAGGAATTGGATATTCCCCTGTTCTTAAAACTGCAGATATTCCTTCTTTTGTTAAAGAAATACAAATACATAATCCAAATTATAACCTTTTATTATCTAAAGAAAGAGAAATATATGTACCTGTTCAATATATTGAACCTATGAATAATAGAAATATAAAAGCAATAGGTTATGATCTTTATTCAGAAGCAACACGAAGAGCTGTTTTAGATTCAGCAAGAGATAGCGGAATGCCTTCATTAAGTGATAAGGTAATATTACGTCAAGAAATCGATAGTGATGTTCAAGCTGGAATATTAATGTATCTTCCTGTATACAAAAAAAATAGTATAAATTCAATTGAAGATAGAAAAGATTCTATTGTAAGTTTTGTTAGTGGTGTTTTTAGAATGGGTGATTTGATGCAAAATATTGTATTAAAAGAAACTATTTTAGATTTTGAGATATTTGATAATAAAAAACAACTAGAAGAAAATTTATTATTTAAATCTTTTACGGAAACTAACTTGAATTCTAAATATACTTCTAAAAATGAAATCAAAATAAATGATAAAATTTGGTATGTAAATTTTTATTCTAATAAAGAGTTTGAAAATAGTTTTTCATATGCCAAACCTTTAATGTTAACACTTTTTGGTATTGGCTTATACTTTGTATTACTATTAATTATTTTATTAATAATTCAAAGTAAAAAACTACTTCAAATAAAAACTAATCAACTTGAAAAGCTTAATAATGATTTATCATTAAGTAAGAAAAAATATAAAACTTTAGTTAATCAATCTTTAGCTGGTATTTATACCTATCATGAGAATAATTTTTTATTTGTAAATAAACATTTTTGTGAAATATTTGGATATGGTGAAGAAGAAATTTTAACTATTCTTAAACCAATTGATATTATCAAAAGAAATGATTCTACTAATGTAGAAAAAAAGATTGATGATAAATTTTCAATAGATAATAAGTCTTCTCACCATATAATAAAAGGTGTTAAAAAAGATGGTACTTCTATTTGGCTAGAAATCTATGAGAATATTATTGATATTGAAGGTATTTCTTCTATTTCAGGAATAGTTTTAGATATTACTCAAAGAATTGAATTTCAAGAACAATTTGAAAATCTTTTTAACTTTGGTAATATTGGATTAGCTATTACAACACCACAAAAAGCTTGGTTACAAGTTAATAATGAGATATTAAATATCTTGGGTTATAGCAAAGAAGAGTTATTTGAAACTACTTGGGATAAAATAAGCTATGAAGAAGATATAGAGAAAGATATAGGTTTATTTAATGATGTACTTAGTGGCAAAATTAATAATTATCAAGTTGAAAAAAGATTTGTAAATAAAGATGGGGAAATAGTTGAAACAATTTTAACTCTAAGTGCATATAAACAAAACAATAAAATAAAATATTTACTAGCTTCAATTCTTGATATAACAGATAGTAAAATGAAAGAGAATCTTCTTGTTCAACAATCAAAACTAGCAGCAATGGGTGAAATGATAGCTATCATAGTTCATCAATGGAAACAGCCATTAAGTTTAATCAGTACTTCTTCAACAGGAATGAAACTACAACTAGAAATGGATATGTTAACAAAAGAGTTTTCTATGGAAGCTTTAAATTCAATCATAAATGCAACAAAACATTTATCAACTACTATTGATGATTTTAGAGATTTTTTCAAGCCAAAAAGATTTAAAACAACTTTTAATATGAAAGAATCAATTGGTAAATCTTTAAAACTAATCTCTTCTGGATTTAAAAATAAAGATATAAAAGTTATTCAAGATATTGATAATATTTCTATTACTACATACGAAAATGATTTAATCCAAATACTTATAAATATTTTAGGTAATGCTAAAGATGCCTTATTAAATGTAGATACACAAAGATTAATCTTTTTATGTGCAAATATGTCAGAAGATAATAAAAACTTAATAATATCAATTAAAGATAGTGCAGGGGGAATTCCTGAAGATATTATCGAAAAAATATTTGAGTCATATTTTACTACTAAAGAAGATAAAAATGGAACAGGAATTGGATTATATATAGTAAATGAAATTATAACTAAACATATGAAAGGTGAAATCCAAGTTGCCAATGTTGAATTTACCTATGAGAATAATAAATATTTTGGAGCTGAATTTAAATTAATCATTCCATTATAAAAGGTAATACTTAATTATAAAATAATTAAGTATTACCTTTTCATGCTTTTAAAAATCACTTCTCTTTTTTATGTGCTAAAACCCATAATTCAACTTTTTCAGTTTCCCTTGAATCTGTTCTTTGAGTTCTTCTTGAAGATGCTCTAACTTCTCGTCTTAGGTGTAAATCTTTTCTAAAACGATTGTTTTTTTGTAACTCTTCAATTATTGGATGAGTACTTTCTTTGTCCACTTCTTGGGCAAGATTTGAGAAAATTAAAACTAATTTCCCATCTTCTTTTAGATATTTTTTAGCTTTTTCAAAGAACCTTGGAAATAGGTCTTCTTCATAATACATAGCTTTATCTATACCTTCTTCTAAGTCATGCTTTGCAAGTAACCATGGTGGATTAAAAACAATTACATCTACTTTTCTATCAAAATTTCCAAATAAATCACAATGATTTAGGGTTATTTTCTTTTGAAAATTTAATTTTCTACTTTCTTGATAAACACCAATAATTGCATTTTTATTTGTATCTGTTGCATAAACATTCTCAAAACCATTTTGAATTAATTGATATGTTAAAATACCGCTTCCAACACCAATATCAATAGCATTATCTTTAGGTCCATCATATTTTTTTAACCATTTGTCAAATAATTTTAAGTGATCAAATCTTGTTGGAAAATATGTTCCATAATAAGGATGAATATTTATATTTAAAGTCTTAATTTCAAGACCTTTTTCATGCCATTGCCATGAACTGTTCATACCTTGAACTTCAGGGTAAGAGATATAAAATTCTGAAACTTCAGGATATAGTAGTTTTAACCAAGCAATATCTGGAGCTTTTTTAACAGCTAGTTTATTATCTATTACTTTTATAAATAATCTATGTGAAGCTTCTCTAAAGGCAGAACGATAAGCTCTTTGCCCTTGAAAACTTTTGTCTGGAAATCTAAGTAAAAGATTCTTTTTTAGCTCAGCTAAAACTTGTAATCCGTTACTATAGTACTCCTCAACTAGCACATTTTTTCCAGCAATCATTTGGTTAACAACTGATTCGGTATCCATTTTTCGGTAAAAACTTATAGCATCAATTTTTGAAGTTATAATATTAGGTCTATCTGGTTTGATAGATTGTAAATTTGTAGTCATATATCTATTCCCTTTATCTAGTGTGGCAGTTTATTGTATAAAGGCTTAGCTTATGGTTGAATTTCTATTATATTAGTGATTTAAGGGGAAGAATATGATTTTTTATAAAAAAATTGAAGAAAGTGAATCTAAAATACCAATATTTACTAATATTTTAAGCACTCAATTAATTGAGTGCTTTTAGTGTTGAAATAAGTTCTGTTGAAACAGTAATTAACTCTTCAGAGGCATTTTTTGTTTCTATTGCTTCATCTCTTGTATTTTGTGCACTTTGGGAAACATTTATCATTGAATTAGAAATTTCATTTAATCCTTTACTTGTCTGTAAAGCTGTACTTGCAAGTTGATTTGATATTGTTTTTTGCTCTAAAATAGATTTTGAAATATTTGAAGACATTAAGCTTATCTCTTCAATTGTACTATCAACACTATTTATAGATTTAAGAGAGTTTTTAACTAGTGTTTGAATAGACTCAATAGCACTAGTAATCTCTTTTGCAGCTTCATTTGATCTAGTTGCTAGATTTCGCACTTCTGCTGCAACTACTGCAAATCCACGTCCAGCTTCACCTGCCGTTGCTGCTTCAACGGCTGCATTTAGTGATAAAATATTTGTTTGAAATGCAATTTGCGTAATAAGATTTATCGTCTCTCCTATTTTAGAAGATTCTTGATTTAATTTTATAATATCACTTGATGTACTTTTTGATTGCTCTTTTGCACCTAAGGCAATTTTTTCTCCATTAGCAGCTGCATTGGCAATACTAGTGATTGATGAAAGCATGATTTCAATTTTTTCTGAAAGATCATTAACTGCTTGATCCATTTGTTCAATAGAAACACTAACTTCTTGTGAACCCTTCATACTATTTTCAGCATCTATTGACATAGAGTTTGATGCCCCTGATAGATGATTTAGTGATTTGTTTAATTTTTCTATATTCTTTTGAATAGAGAACATTGTATTTTTTCTTGCAGTAATTTCAGTAGCATATTTTACAACTTTGAAAGGTTTATTATCAATATCAATAATCGGATTATATGTTGCTTGAATATATACCTTTTTGCCATCTTTACCAATTCTTAGGAATTCACCACTTTGAAATTCTGCATTATTTAATTTTTCCCAAAAATCTTTATATTCATTTGAATTTTTATAAGATTCTTCACAAAATATACTATGGTGTTTTCCTTTGATTTCATCAAGAGAATAATCAATGGCCTTTAAAAAGTTTTCATTTGCATTTAAAATAATTCCATTCATATCAAACTCAATAATAGCTTGAGATTTACCAATAGCTTGAATTTGTCCTTTAAAATATAAATCTTCTAATTTTTTAGCAGTTACATCTTGTGCAAATTTTATTATTTTATAAACTTTTCCAGAATTATCTTTTATTGGAGTGTAAGATGCTTGAATAAAAATAGAGTGGCCATCTTTTTTTATTCTTTTAAATTCTGATGTTTGAGCAGTACCTTTTTTTAGTTCATGCCAAAAATCTGAATATTCTTTACTATTTACAAGTTTAGCATCACAAAATATTTTATGATGCTTTCCTAAAACTTCATTTTCTGTATAACCAAGGGTATTTAAAAAATTCTGATTTGCTTCAAGTATGATTCCCTCAGGTGAAAAAGAAATAACGGCAAAGTGTTCATCTATGGCATTTAATTGGGCTTTTTCTTCTTTATTATTTGAAAATGAAAATAATGACATTTCTATAACTTTTTCTTATATTATTTTATTTCATATTTTAGCATTTTTTATTTAAAAGCAAATAATCACTTTTTTTAAACAAGATAGATTTTATCCTCTTTTATGTTCTCTTTTGGTAAGCTTCTTGCATATACAAACAAATATTATTAAAAGAGAAAATTATGAAATTAGACCAAATAAAACTTGATGTTGATTACTTCGAGTTTGATGAAAAATTCTATCAAAAATTAAAACCTACACCACTTAAAAATCCTAAGTTAGTATCATTTAACAAAGAAGCATGTGATTTAATAGGATTAGATTATAAAGAATGTGAGACACAGGATTTTATTAACTTTATAAATGGAAGTAATGTATTAGAAGGAAGCGTTCCTTATAGTATGGTTTATGCTGGACATCAGTTTGGATATTTTGTTCCACAACTAGGTGATGGAAGAGCTATTAATTTGGGTGCTGTGAATAATTGGCATTTACAAACAAAAGGTTCAGGACTTACAAGATATTCAAGAAGTGGTGATGGAAGAGCGGTTTTACGTTCAAGTATAAGAGAATATCTTATGAGTGAAGCTATGCATGGTTTAGGGATTCCAACAACTAGAGCTTTGGCAATTATTGATTCAGATACTTTTGCTCATAGAGATTGGGAAGAAGAGTCTTGCTCAATTGTAATGAGAATGTCTCCTTCTTGGATTAGAGTTGGAACTTTTGAGTTTTTTGCAAGAACAAAAAATAAACAAGCAATATTTCAACTGGCAGATTATGTAATAAAACAATCATATCCACACTTGGAAAATGAAGAGGATAAATATGAAAAAATGTTTTATTCTTTAGTTGATAAAACAGCAGAATTATTAGCTTTATGGCAAACCTATGGTTTTCAACATGGAGTTATGAATACAGATAACTTCTCAATGGCTGGACTTACAATAGATTATGGCCCTTATGCATTTATGGATTATTTTGAAAAAAATGCAATATGTAATCACACAGATGGTGAAGGAAGATATTCTTATAACAATCAACCTTATGTGGCAAGATGGAATCTGATGGTTTTAGCAGATACCTTAAAAGGAATTTGTGATGAGAATAAACTAATGTCATATCTAAATACTTTCTTGCCTCAACATGAAAATGTATATTTAAAAATGATGAATAAAAGAATAGGTTTGGATGCCACTAAAAGTGGAAATTCAAATTTACATTTGATTCTTGAATTACTTGGAAGTTTAGAAGCTTCAAAAATGGATTACAATGTGTTTTTTTATAGATTAACTAATCTCAAATCTTTTGATGATTTATCTTCTATTTTAGATATTGCAGTTTTTCAAGAGCCACTTAGAAAATGGTTTGAATCTTATGAAAAAGTTTGTGAAGAGCAAGATACAAGCTTTGAAACAAGAAGTGAAATTATGAAAAAAGTAAATCCAAAATATATTTTAAAAAACTATATTATTCAAGAAGCTATTGAAAAAGCCCATGAAGGAGATTATAGTGGAGTTGTTGATTTATTAAAAATTGCACAAAATCCATTTGATGAGCATATTAAATTTGAAAGGTATGCCCAAGTTACACCTATGAAGTTTTCTAATATGAAACTTTCTTGTTCTTCATAAGATAAGCTATAAAGCTTATCTT
This region includes:
- a CDS encoding methyltransferase, yielding MTTNLQSIKPDRPNIITSKIDAISFYRKMDTESVVNQMIAGKNVLVEEYYSNGLQVLAELKKNLLLRFPDKSFQGQRAYRSAFREASHRLFIKVIDNKLAVKKAPDIAWLKLLYPEVSEFYISYPEVQGMNSSWQWHEKGLEIKTLNINIHPYYGTYFPTRFDHLKLFDKWLKKYDGPKDNAIDIGVGSGILTYQLIQNGFENVYATDTNKNAIIGVYQESRKLNFQKKITLNHCDLFGNFDRKVDVIVFNPPWLLAKHDLEEGIDKAMYYEEDLFPRFFEKAKKYLKEDGKLVLIFSNLAQEVDKESTHPIIEELQKNNRFRKDLHLRREVRASSRRTQRTDSRETEKVELWVLAHKKEK
- a CDS encoding DsrE family protein, which encodes MLKIGTIVRILFIFIISFTYVNANEINDKAALNGIKEAKSVFLIDFTNVKKTAFYLNIIEGTHKGFVSQGVKPDMVLVFIGETVKYLSTKPDEAFEMENEEDLISIQKSIKTLASLGVRMEVCAVATKVFNVDNSTIPKEMNVIADGFISLIGWQTQGYKLVPIF
- a CDS encoding methyl-accepting chemotaxis protein; the encoded protein is MSLFSFSNNKEEKAQLNAIDEHFAVISFSPEGIILEANQNFLNTLGYTENEVLGKHHKIFCDAKLVNSKEYSDFWHELKKGTAQTSEFKRIKKDGHSIFIQASYTPIKDNSGKVYKIIKFAQDVTAKKLEDLYFKGQIQAIGKSQAIIEFDMNGIILNANENFLKAIDYSLDEIKGKHHSIFCEESYKNSNEYKDFWEKLNNAEFQSGEFLRIGKDGKKVYIQATYNPIIDIDNKPFKVVKYATEITARKNTMFSIQKNIEKLNKSLNHLSGASNSMSIDAENSMKGSQEVSVSIEQMDQAVNDLSEKIEIMLSSITSIANAAANGEKIALGAKEQSKSTSSDIIKLNQESSKIGETINLITQIAFQTNILSLNAAVEAATAGEAGRGFAVVAAEVRNLATRSNEAAKEITSAIESIQTLVKNSLKSINSVDSTIEEISLMSSNISKSILEQKTISNQLASTALQTSKGLNEISNSMINVSQSAQNTRDEAIETKNASEELITVSTELISTLKALN
- a CDS encoding CHASE domain-containing protein is translated as MFKSNLFAKYFSYKIAFLLIFIISVFISLLFWFFSLRYYDNLTKELFEHRVNENIDNMQQRISNYKYALISGVALVNANDKITSQIWHDFISSLDLENNYPGFQGIGYSPVLKTADIPSFVKEIQIHNPNYNLLLSKEREIYVPVQYIEPMNNRNIKAIGYDLYSEATRRAVLDSARDSGMPSLSDKVILRQEIDSDVQAGILMYLPVYKKNSINSIEDRKDSIVSFVSGVFRMGDLMQNIVLKETILDFEIFDNKKQLEENLLFKSFTETNLNSKYTSKNEIKINDKIWYVNFYSNKEFENSFSYAKPLMLTLFGIGLYFVLLLIILLIIQSKKLLQIKTNQLEKLNNDLSLSKKKYKTLVNQSLAGIYTYHENNFLFVNKHFCEIFGYGEEEILTILKPIDIIKRNDSTNVEKKIDDKFSIDNKSSHHIIKGVKKDGTSIWLEIYENIIDIEGISSISGIVLDITQRIEFQEQFENLFNFGNIGLAITTPQKAWLQVNNEILNILGYSKEELFETTWDKISYEEDIEKDIGLFNDVLSGKINNYQVEKRFVNKDGEIVETILTLSAYKQNNKIKYLLASILDITDSKMKENLLVQQSKLAAMGEMIAIIVHQWKQPLSLISTSSTGMKLQLEMDMLTKEFSMEALNSIINATKHLSTTIDDFRDFFKPKRFKTTFNMKESIGKSLKLISSGFKNKDIKVIQDIDNISITTYENDLIQILINILGNAKDALLNVDTQRLIFLCANMSEDNKNLIISIKDSAGGIPEDIIEKIFESYFTTKEDKNGTGIGLYIVNEIITKHMKGEIQVANVEFTYENNKYFGAEFKLIIPL
- a CDS encoding low molecular weight protein-tyrosine-phosphatase encodes the protein MEVKSILFVCLGNICRSPLAQGIAEQYIKEKNIELVVQSAGTGSWHIGEAPCENSIKVASLNGVDISKQKAQQVKKSDFKNFDLIIGLDDSNISNLKNLGCKNPLKLGDFGFNGEDVPDPYFFDGFEGFDKVFEMIEHCVKNLIDEKFGN
- a CDS encoding protein adenylyltransferase SelO, which produces MKLDQIKLDVDYFEFDEKFYQKLKPTPLKNPKLVSFNKEACDLIGLDYKECETQDFINFINGSNVLEGSVPYSMVYAGHQFGYFVPQLGDGRAINLGAVNNWHLQTKGSGLTRYSRSGDGRAVLRSSIREYLMSEAMHGLGIPTTRALAIIDSDTFAHRDWEEESCSIVMRMSPSWIRVGTFEFFARTKNKQAIFQLADYVIKQSYPHLENEEDKYEKMFYSLVDKTAELLALWQTYGFQHGVMNTDNFSMAGLTIDYGPYAFMDYFEKNAICNHTDGEGRYSYNNQPYVARWNLMVLADTLKGICDENKLMSYLNTFLPQHENVYLKMMNKRIGLDATKSGNSNLHLILELLGSLEASKMDYNVFFYRLTNLKSFDDLSSILDIAVFQEPLRKWFESYEKVCEEQDTSFETRSEIMKKVNPKYILKNYIIQEAIEKAHEGDYSGVVDLLKIAQNPFDEHIKFERYAQVTPMKFSNMKLSCSS
- a CDS encoding CPXCG motif-containing cysteine-rich protein; amino-acid sequence: MEEIHIQCPYCLQAISIPLDTGIYEPATIVEDCEVCCRPIEVSYIVEDREIKTYSYNSIEGNEF
- a CDS encoding rhomboid family intramembrane serine protease, with product MLKNFSKKDLTVTNILIFITVVMYIIQINTSQGGLLFGLNLYFLIYDFWWQPLSSMFAHGGIAHLGMNMFVLWQFGNLIERGRGKKEIVLLYLISGIATSLLSFAYIFYLDNSVNLVGASGAICALLGYVAYYDKAQRSGIITWVLLISVAPLLIGLPIAWYAHFIGLAIGFIYALIRR